In Streptomyces sp. SID8374, one genomic interval encodes:
- a CDS encoding TetR/AcrR family transcriptional regulator gives MHAESETAPAPMGRRERKKAATRQAIADAALRLFLERGYDEVSLREIADAADVSTTTLFKHFSGKEALVFDRQDEMRIHLLDAVRERPEGRTIPAALCEHALRYRLRGPHDEPGGAAFVALVNSTPALVAYQQAAWMDYTADLAAAIAEESGLDADDPACTALAHFALEAPHAFRGHPDGAEAIRRAFALLENGWQGTAEA, from the coding sequence ATGCACGCCGAGAGTGAGACCGCTCCCGCGCCGATGGGGCGCCGCGAGCGCAAGAAGGCGGCCACCCGCCAGGCCATCGCCGACGCCGCCCTGCGCCTGTTCCTGGAACGCGGTTACGACGAGGTCAGCCTCCGCGAGATCGCGGACGCCGCCGACGTGTCCACCACCACGCTCTTCAAGCACTTCTCGGGCAAGGAGGCCCTCGTCTTCGACCGGCAGGACGAGATGCGCATCCACCTTCTCGACGCCGTGCGCGAACGCCCCGAGGGCCGGACCATCCCGGCCGCCCTGTGCGAGCACGCCCTGCGGTACCGCCTGCGCGGCCCCCATGACGAGCCCGGCGGCGCGGCCTTCGTCGCCCTGGTCAACAGCACCCCGGCCCTGGTCGCCTACCAGCAGGCCGCATGGATGGACTACACGGCCGACCTGGCGGCGGCCATCGCGGAGGAGAGCGGCCTCGACGCCGACGACCCCGCCTGCACCGCGCTGGCCCACTTCGCCCTCGAAGCACCGCACGCCTTCCGCGGACACCCGGACGGCGCCGAAGCCATCCGCCGCGCCTTCGCACTGCTGGAGAACGGCTGGCAGGGCACCGCGGAGGCGTGA
- a CDS encoding GH92 family glycosyl hydrolase, translating into MREPTATAPAARPAPRTRRARLRAVATAALTSGALVAGLTPATAAVTVTVTAPSPDVTARASTISAYDAVDPFIGTELDPKQNKGNSAYGNTWPGATTPFGMVQSSPTTYRSSDGDQKGGYEYSADKIRGFGMTRLSGTGCEGRFSAFDFPVLPYTGPLDGGALPTSPGTKIDPYYLDFDHRDETAAPGHYTVGLGNGVETELTATTRTAVNRYEFPARKDSSTLILDVAGSNNRVFDSEVRVEGRTVSGWVETASVCDEGGRYRAYFSSTFDRAFTSYGTWQGGSVTPGAATARGGEAKHGSGAYLVFPKGATVTARTGLSYVSVANAARNAEEETGGRTFDQVRKATAQTWKDALSTVKATGGTKSERVKFYTALYHSLLHPNVSDDVNGQYPGHDGKVRKVSAGRHHYVTYAGWDMYRGQAQLIALLFPKVGDDINQSLVDLVKQTGAWPNWPHLNQSQQKMSGDSLQVVLSSIDAFGSVDYDRKAALASMRKTQSLPADTTKRAHAQQYFSAGFIDNGKGDSATSKTLEYAIDDFAIAQLAGRLGEKASYDQFMTRAQNWQNLLDPETQRIRPRGRNGFDRSFNLGERGNQFEQATGYQYGWMVPQNVGTLIEERGGIEPVTRDLDEHTRALDAGVYNTTGAYLSNQPSFSMPYVYNWLRQPHRTSEVLRRATDEMYGTTPSGLPGNDDLGSLSSWYVWANLGMNPTVYGTANLVLSSPMFDRIVIDSADSDRRITVKAEGAASDRPYVTGLKVNGRATTKSWLNEDFARAGGVLTYTMGEAPGAWGTGPADVPPSYTDGSDARNNIGSTPDGQGKLGSLDLSDNSLSREKLTAAGAAPGAKLPLGDTGITFTWPRTKEGQPDNWIPHGQRIDLGGKNGKGTKATGISFLGLATNGPSQGLATVEYVDGSAQNVAVQFTDWTPGTNYLYGNVPLVVTEGRNKVNGTSDTTRTVVFGTVPQVLDGKKRVKSVTLPQGTDRGIMHVFDVALTTNPDL; encoded by the coding sequence ATGCGGGAACCCACCGCCACCGCCCCCGCCGCACGCCCGGCACCGCGCACGAGACGGGCCCGGCTTCGCGCCGTGGCCACGGCCGCGCTCACGTCCGGCGCGCTGGTCGCCGGTCTGACCCCGGCCACGGCCGCCGTCACCGTCACCGTCACCGCCCCGTCTCCGGACGTCACCGCGCGCGCCTCCACGATCAGTGCGTACGACGCCGTGGACCCGTTCATCGGGACGGAGTTGGACCCGAAGCAGAACAAGGGCAACAGCGCGTACGGCAACACCTGGCCGGGAGCCACGACCCCGTTCGGCATGGTCCAGTCCAGCCCGACGACGTACCGCTCCTCGGACGGCGACCAGAAGGGCGGATACGAGTACAGCGCGGACAAGATCCGTGGCTTCGGGATGACCCGGCTCTCCGGCACCGGCTGCGAGGGCCGGTTCAGCGCCTTCGACTTCCCGGTGCTGCCGTACACGGGCCCTCTCGACGGGGGCGCGCTGCCGACCAGCCCCGGCACGAAGATCGACCCGTACTACCTGGACTTCGACCACCGCGACGAGACGGCGGCACCCGGCCACTACACGGTCGGCCTCGGCAACGGCGTGGAGACCGAGCTGACCGCGACCACCCGAACTGCCGTCAACCGGTACGAGTTTCCGGCCCGCAAGGACTCCTCCACGCTGATCCTGGATGTGGCGGGCTCCAACAACCGGGTCTTCGACAGCGAGGTCAGGGTCGAGGGCCGCACGGTCAGCGGCTGGGTCGAGACGGCGTCGGTGTGCGACGAGGGCGGCCGGTACCGGGCCTACTTCTCCTCGACCTTCGACCGCGCGTTCACCTCGTACGGCACCTGGCAGGGCGGCTCGGTCACCCCGGGCGCGGCGACCGCGCGCGGTGGCGAGGCCAAGCACGGCTCGGGGGCGTACCTCGTCTTCCCGAAGGGCGCGACGGTCACCGCGCGGACCGGGCTGAGCTACGTGAGCGTGGCGAACGCGGCCCGCAACGCGGAGGAGGAGACCGGCGGCCGCACCTTCGACCAGGTGCGCAAGGCGACGGCGCAGACGTGGAAGGACGCGCTGTCGACGGTGAAGGCGACCGGCGGCACCAAGTCGGAACGGGTGAAGTTCTACACCGCGCTCTACCACTCCCTCCTCCACCCGAACGTCTCCGACGACGTGAACGGCCAGTACCCCGGCCACGACGGCAAGGTCCGTAAGGTCTCTGCCGGCCGGCACCACTACGTCACGTACGCGGGCTGGGACATGTACCGGGGCCAGGCCCAGCTGATCGCCCTGCTCTTCCCGAAGGTCGGGGACGACATCAACCAGTCGCTGGTGGACCTGGTGAAGCAGACGGGCGCATGGCCCAACTGGCCCCACCTGAACCAGTCGCAGCAGAAGATGAGCGGGGACTCGCTCCAGGTGGTGCTGTCGTCGATCGACGCGTTCGGCAGTGTGGACTACGACCGCAAGGCGGCGCTCGCGTCGATGCGGAAGACGCAGTCGCTCCCCGCCGACACGACGAAGCGGGCGCACGCGCAGCAGTATTTCAGCGCCGGTTTCATCGACAACGGCAAGGGCGACTCGGCCACGTCCAAGACGCTGGAGTACGCGATCGACGACTTCGCCATCGCCCAACTGGCGGGCAGGCTCGGCGAGAAGGCGTCGTACGACCAGTTCATGACGCGGGCGCAGAACTGGCAGAACCTCCTCGACCCGGAGACACAGCGCATCCGCCCGCGCGGCCGCAACGGCTTCGACCGCTCCTTCAACCTCGGTGAGCGCGGCAACCAGTTCGAGCAGGCGACCGGCTACCAGTACGGCTGGATGGTCCCGCAGAACGTCGGAACGCTGATCGAGGAGCGGGGAGGCATCGAACCGGTCACGCGGGACCTGGACGAGCACACCAGGGCCCTGGACGCCGGCGTCTACAACACCACGGGCGCCTACCTCTCCAACCAGCCGAGCTTCTCGATGCCGTACGTCTACAACTGGCTTCGGCAGCCGCACCGCACGTCGGAGGTGCTGCGCCGCGCGACGGACGAGATGTACGGCACGACCCCGTCGGGCCTGCCGGGCAACGACGACCTGGGGTCGCTCAGCTCCTGGTACGTATGGGCGAACCTGGGGATGAACCCCACGGTGTACGGCACGGCGAACCTGGTGCTCAGCTCGCCGATGTTCGACCGGATCGTGATCGACAGCGCGGACAGCGACCGCCGGATCACGGTCAAGGCGGAGGGGGCGGCGTCGGACAGGCCGTATGTGACGGGGCTCAAGGTCAACGGCCGCGCCACGACGAAATCCTGGCTGAACGAGGACTTCGCGCGGGCGGGCGGCGTACTGACGTACACGATGGGCGAGGCCCCGGGGGCATGGGGCACAGGGCCGGCGGACGTACCCCCGTCGTACACCGACGGCTCCGACGCCCGCAACAACATCGGCTCCACCCCCGACGGCCAGGGCAAGCTGGGCTCCCTCGACCTCAGCGACAACTCCCTCTCCCGCGAGAAGCTGACGGCGGCGGGCGCGGCCCCCGGCGCGAAGCTGCCGCTGGGCGACACGGGGATCACGTTCACCTGGCCGAGGACGAAGGAGGGGCAGCCGGACAACTGGATCCCGCACGGCCAGCGCATCGACCTCGGCGGCAAGAACGGCAAGGGGACCAAGGCGACGGGCATCTCCTTCCTCGGCCTGGCGACCAACGGCCCCTCGCAGGGCCTGGCGACGGTGGAGTACGTGGACGGCTCGGCGCAGAATGTCGCGGTGCAGTTCACCGACTGGACGCCCGGCACCAACTACCTCTACGGCAACGTCCCGTTGGTGGTCACGGAGGGCCGCAACAAGGTGAACGGCACGTCGGACACGACGCGCACGGTGGTCTTCGGCACGGTCCCGCAGGTGCTGGACGGGAAGAAGCGCGTGAAGTCGGTGACCCTGCCGCAGGGCACGGACCGGGGCATCATGCACGTCTTCGACGTGGCCCTGACGACCAACCCGGACCTGTAG
- a CDS encoding helix-turn-helix domain-containing protein, translating to MEEGTLKSPGNCGDTGVEQDFDISNWDVREGCEVRQILDRVADKWSLLAIAHLERRTLRFSELRRLIDGISQRMLTVTLRQLERDGLVRRTVYPVVPPRVEYELTPMGATLHATIRSLVDWTEGHQQEIARARAEYDSRQVAEAEAAASG from the coding sequence ATGGAAGAAGGCACTTTGAAGTCACCGGGTAACTGCGGCGATACCGGAGTCGAGCAGGACTTCGACATCAGCAACTGGGATGTCCGCGAGGGCTGCGAGGTGCGCCAGATCCTCGACCGCGTCGCGGACAAGTGGTCGCTGCTCGCCATAGCGCACCTGGAGCGCCGGACGCTGCGCTTCTCCGAGCTGCGCCGCCTGATCGACGGCATCAGCCAGCGGATGCTCACGGTGACCCTGCGCCAGCTCGAACGCGACGGCCTGGTGCGGCGTACGGTCTACCCGGTCGTCCCGCCGCGCGTGGAGTACGAGCTCACGCCGATGGGCGCGACCCTGCACGCGACGATCCGGTCCCTGGTCGACTGGACCGAGGGCCACCAGCAGGAGATCGCGAGGGCGCGCGCGGAGTACGACAGCCGCCAGGTCGCGGAGGCGGAGGCCGCCGCCTCCGGGTGA
- a CDS encoding MFS transporter: protein MTGRAWGVLFVLCGAIFLEGIDVAMPNVAMPAIRADLGLSTGTLQWVMSAYVLGYGGFMLLGGRAADLFERRRMFLLWLVVFLLFSGLGGLAAEGWMLILARFVTGVSAAFMTPAGLSIITTGFPEGPQRNKALLVHSGTAAGGFSIGLVVGGLLSAVDWRWVFFAPVILSALILLAALRLVPKSPRPDRTGQGVDLAGAVTVTGGILLLVLGVERVTHASAAWTTGTIGTALLLFLAFALIERRSASPLVRLGLFRNGPLVRANVSGLLFAAGFFGFQFIAVLYLQELRGWSPLRTSLALIVIGLDAVLSPLLTPKLVARFGNARVIFGGLLLASLAYALFLPLTADWAYLAMLPSLVLLGVAFSLAYGPLTITATDGIAEAEQGVAGGLLHTSFQFGAALGLSSVAAVNIAATDGTSAAALLDGYRAALVVPLAAALTATAVGAFGLRRRAGRPNAGPGDPSRAAPESVRQSDLPSGKVPA from the coding sequence ATGACCGGGCGCGCGTGGGGCGTGCTGTTCGTGCTCTGCGGGGCGATCTTCCTCGAAGGCATCGACGTGGCCATGCCGAACGTGGCCATGCCCGCGATCCGCGCCGACCTGGGGCTCTCCACCGGCACCCTCCAGTGGGTGATGAGCGCGTACGTCCTCGGCTACGGCGGCTTCATGCTGCTGGGCGGACGGGCGGCCGACCTGTTCGAGCGGCGGCGGATGTTCCTCCTCTGGCTCGTGGTCTTCCTGCTCTTCTCCGGACTCGGCGGGCTGGCCGCCGAAGGGTGGATGCTGATCCTCGCCCGGTTCGTGACGGGTGTCTCCGCCGCCTTCATGACTCCGGCCGGCCTGTCGATCATCACCACCGGCTTTCCGGAGGGGCCGCAGCGCAACAAGGCCCTGCTCGTCCACTCCGGCACCGCGGCGGGCGGTTTCTCCATCGGCCTGGTCGTCGGCGGGCTGCTCTCCGCCGTCGACTGGCGCTGGGTGTTCTTCGCCCCGGTCATCCTCTCCGCCCTCATCCTTCTCGCCGCGCTGCGGCTCGTCCCGAAGTCGCCGCGCCCTGACCGCACCGGGCAGGGCGTCGACCTGGCGGGAGCGGTCACCGTCACCGGCGGGATCCTGCTCCTCGTCCTCGGCGTGGAGCGGGTCACGCACGCCTCGGCCGCCTGGACGACCGGCACGATCGGTACCGCGCTCCTGCTCTTCCTCGCGTTCGCCCTCATCGAACGCCGCTCGGCCTCGCCCCTGGTACGCCTGGGCCTCTTCCGTAACGGGCCGCTGGTCCGCGCCAATGTGTCGGGGCTGCTCTTCGCCGCGGGCTTCTTCGGGTTCCAGTTCATCGCCGTGCTCTATCTCCAGGAGCTGCGGGGCTGGTCGCCCCTCCGGACGAGCCTCGCCTTGATCGTCATCGGCCTGGACGCGGTCCTGTCCCCGCTCCTCACCCCGAAGCTGGTGGCCCGGTTCGGCAACGCACGCGTCATCTTCGGCGGGCTGCTCCTCGCCTCCCTGGCGTACGCGCTGTTCCTGCCGCTCACCGCCGACTGGGCCTATCTCGCGATGCTCCCGAGCCTGGTCCTGCTCGGCGTGGCCTTCTCGCTGGCGTACGGTCCGCTGACGATCACGGCCACCGACGGCATCGCGGAGGCCGAACAGGGCGTCGCGGGCGGGCTGCTCCACACCTCCTTCCAGTTCGGCGCCGCGCTCGGCCTGTCCTCCGTCGCCGCCGTCAACATCGCGGCCACCGACGGGACTTCGGCGGCCGCCCTCCTCGACGGCTACCGGGCGGCGCTCGTCGTCCCGCTGGCCGCCGCCCTGACCGCCACCGCCGTCGGCGCCTTCGGGCTGCGCCGCCGGGCCGGAAGGCCGAATGCGGGGCCCGGCGACCCGTCCCGCGCCGCCCCGGAATCCGTTCGACAATCCGACCTGCCCTCCGGCAAAGTCCCTGCATGA
- a CDS encoding GNAT family protein, whose product MNHRHWPLHGLRIRTPRLELRLPDGDLLDELASVGAGGVHTPDRMPFLVPWTDGEPDEVGRATYQHVLGTIAGWTVQEWHLSLAVLHEGKVVGRQDVMGQEFGVRREVVTGSWLGLPHQGQGIGTEMRAAALHLAFEGLGARYAVSEARTDNARSLGVSRRLGYEPDGLQVQVVRGEAATFQRLRLDRAGWEKHRSVDVTVEGLDACRADFGA is encoded by the coding sequence ATGAACCACCGACACTGGCCCCTCCACGGCCTCCGGATCCGTACCCCCCGCCTCGAACTGCGCCTGCCCGACGGGGACCTCCTCGACGAGCTGGCCTCGGTCGGGGCGGGCGGGGTGCACACCCCGGACCGGATGCCGTTCCTCGTACCGTGGACCGACGGCGAGCCCGACGAGGTCGGCCGGGCCACCTACCAGCACGTGCTGGGCACCATCGCCGGGTGGACGGTCCAGGAGTGGCACCTCTCCCTGGCCGTCCTCCACGAGGGCAAGGTCGTGGGGCGGCAGGACGTGATGGGCCAGGAGTTCGGCGTACGGCGCGAAGTGGTGACCGGGTCGTGGCTCGGCCTCCCCCACCAGGGGCAGGGCATCGGCACGGAGATGCGGGCCGCCGCCCTCCATCTGGCCTTCGAGGGGCTCGGCGCCCGGTACGCCGTCTCCGAGGCCAGGACGGACAACGCCCGTTCGCTCGGCGTCTCGCGGCGGCTCGGGTACGAGCCCGACGGCCTCCAGGTCCAGGTGGTCCGCGGGGAGGCCGCCACCTTTCAGCGGCTGCGGCTGGACCGGGCCGGGTGGGAGAAGCACCGCAGTGTCGACGTCACCGTGGAGGGCCTCGACGCCTGCCGGGCCGACTTCGGGGCGTAG
- a CDS encoding siderophore-interacting protein produces the protein MTTTAAVPQVAPFRFFDLTVLRVRRLGPSMLRITLGGPGAEGFRAGGRDQSLSIFLPHPGQSEAVVPEGEDGAWYPKWRALPEDVRAVMRSYTVRAQRVKADGSTEVDIDFALHGDGGPASRWALTAAAGDRLKVLGPAVEDNTSVRFRPPADTDWVLIWADETALPAASAALEWLPPGTPARVWLEVPKTEDRQALNTAAKARISWLVRSEGALPAVEAVRGAELPEGTPYVWIAGESSEVRALRRHLVQERGFDRKRVTFVGYWRRGLSEEQLRAEAIARAGAEE, from the coding sequence TTGACGACGACTGCCGCCGTTCCCCAAGTAGCCCCGTTCCGGTTCTTCGACCTGACCGTTCTACGGGTCAGGCGGCTCGGCCCCTCCATGCTCCGGATCACCCTGGGCGGGCCCGGGGCCGAGGGGTTCCGGGCCGGGGGGCGTGACCAGAGCCTGTCGATCTTCCTGCCGCACCCGGGGCAGAGCGAGGCCGTGGTGCCGGAGGGTGAGGACGGGGCCTGGTACCCGAAATGGCGGGCGCTGCCCGAGGACGTACGGGCGGTGATGCGGTCGTACACCGTGCGGGCCCAGCGCGTGAAGGCCGACGGCTCCACCGAGGTGGACATCGACTTCGCCCTCCACGGTGACGGCGGTCCGGCCTCCCGGTGGGCGCTCACGGCCGCGGCGGGCGACCGGCTCAAGGTGCTGGGGCCCGCCGTCGAGGACAACACCTCCGTACGGTTCCGGCCGCCGGCGGACACCGACTGGGTCCTCATCTGGGCCGACGAGACGGCCCTGCCGGCCGCGTCCGCCGCCCTGGAGTGGCTGCCCCCGGGCACGCCCGCCCGGGTCTGGCTGGAGGTGCCGAAGACGGAGGACCGGCAGGCCCTCAACACCGCCGCCAAGGCCCGGATCAGCTGGCTCGTCCGGAGCGAGGGCGCCCTGCCCGCCGTGGAGGCCGTGCGCGGTGCCGAGCTGCCCGAGGGCACCCCGTACGTCTGGATCGCGGGCGAGTCCTCCGAGGTGCGGGCGCTCCGCCGCCACCTGGTCCAGGAGCGCGGCTTCGACCGCAAGCGGGTCACCTTCGTCGGGTACTGGCGGCGCGGGCTCAGCGAGGAGCAGCTGCGGGCCGAGGCGATCGCGCGGGCCGGGGCCGAGGAGTAG
- a CDS encoding aspartate aminotransferase family protein: MRSHLLNNTTAEHYRRTVTAGVERVAAKLAATERPFSGVGVDELSTVVDAIDLDRPLGDATAALDELGEVYLRDAVYFHHPRYLGHLNCPVVIPAVLGEAVLSAVNSSLDTWDQSAGGTLIERRLIDWTTERIGFGPAADGIFTSGGTQSNLQALLLAREEAKIRPEHYTRLRIFTSECSHFSVQKSAKLLGLGPDAVVAIPVDSNKRMQAVALAHALESCVAEGSVPMAVVATAGTTDFGSIDPLPEIAALCEQFATWMHVDAAYGCGLLASRARRGLLEGIAHADSVTVDYHKSFFQPVSSSAILVRDRATLRHATYHAEYLNPRRMAEERIPNQVDKSLQTTRRFDALKLWMTLRVMGADGIGELFDEVCDLAAEGWKLLAADPRFDVVVQPQLSTLVFRYIPSGVTSPDDIDRANLYARKALFASGEAIVAGTKVGARQYLKFTLLNPETTVDDIAAVLDLISGHAEKYLGDSLDRAS, translated from the coding sequence ATGCGTTCGCACCTGCTCAACAACACGACTGCGGAGCACTACCGGCGTACCGTCACCGCAGGAGTGGAACGGGTCGCGGCCAAACTCGCCGCCACCGAGCGTCCCTTCAGCGGGGTCGGTGTCGACGAGCTCTCCACCGTCGTCGACGCGATCGACCTCGACCGGCCGCTGGGCGACGCCACCGCCGCCCTAGACGAGCTCGGCGAGGTCTACCTCCGCGACGCCGTCTACTTCCACCACCCCCGCTACCTGGGCCACCTCAACTGCCCAGTCGTCATCCCCGCCGTCCTCGGCGAGGCGGTGCTCTCCGCCGTCAACTCCTCCCTGGACACCTGGGACCAGAGCGCGGGCGGCACCCTCATAGAGCGCCGGCTGATCGACTGGACCACCGAGCGGATCGGCTTCGGACCGGCCGCCGACGGCATCTTCACCAGCGGCGGTACGCAGTCCAACCTCCAGGCCCTGCTGCTGGCCCGCGAGGAGGCGAAGATCCGGCCCGAGCACTACACCCGGTTGCGGATCTTCACCTCCGAGTGCAGCCACTTCAGCGTGCAGAAGTCCGCCAAACTGCTCGGCCTCGGCCCGGACGCGGTCGTCGCGATCCCCGTCGACAGCAACAAGCGCATGCAGGCCGTGGCCCTCGCCCACGCCCTGGAGAGTTGCGTCGCCGAAGGCTCCGTGCCCATGGCCGTCGTCGCGACCGCCGGGACCACGGACTTCGGCTCCATCGACCCGCTGCCCGAGATCGCCGCGCTCTGCGAGCAGTTCGCCACCTGGATGCACGTCGACGCCGCGTACGGCTGCGGGCTGCTGGCATCACGCGCGCGGCGCGGGCTCCTCGAAGGCATCGCGCACGCCGATTCGGTCACCGTGGACTACCACAAGTCCTTCTTCCAGCCCGTGAGTTCGTCGGCGATCCTGGTCCGCGACCGGGCGACCCTGCGCCACGCCACGTACCACGCGGAGTATCTGAACCCGCGCCGGATGGCCGAGGAGCGGATACCCAACCAGGTCGACAAGTCCCTCCAGACAACCCGCCGGTTCGACGCGCTCAAGCTGTGGATGACGCTGCGCGTGATGGGCGCCGACGGTATCGGCGAGCTGTTCGACGAGGTCTGCGACCTGGCCGCCGAAGGATGGAAGCTGCTCGCCGCCGACCCGCGCTTCGACGTGGTGGTCCAGCCGCAGCTCTCCACGCTCGTCTTCCGCTACATCCCCTCCGGTGTCACCTCCCCGGACGACATCGACCGCGCCAACCTCTACGCCCGCAAGGCGCTGTTCGCCTCCGGCGAGGCGATCGTCGCGGGCACCAAGGTCGGCGCCCGCCAGTACCTGAAGTTCACCCTGCTCAACCCCGAAACGACCGTGGACGACATCGCCGCGGTCCTCGACCTGATCTCCGGCCACGCCGAGAAGTACCTGGGAGACTCCCTTGACCGCGCTTCCTGA
- a CDS encoding lysine N(6)-hydroxylase/L-ornithine N(5)-oxygenase family protein gives MTALPDPHDFIGIGLGPFNLGLACLTEPIGELNGVFLESKPDFEWHSGMFLEGAHLQTPFMSDLVTMADPTSPYSFLNYLKERGRLYSFYIRENFYPLRTEYNDYCRWAAAKLSSIRFNETVEAVTYDEGSELYTVTTAAGTVLRSRHLVLGTGTPPYIPEACHGLGGDFLHNSRYLEGKAELQKKKSITLVGSGQSAAEIYYDLLSEIDTYGYRLNWVTRSPRFFPLEYTKLTLEMTSPEYIDYFHALPEETRYRLETGQKGLFKGIDGELIDAIFDLLYQKNLPGPVPTRLLTNSALISARYDEEGGAYSLGLRQEEQGKEYELTTEGLILATGYRYEAPAFLAPVQGRLRHDSRGRFDVARNYSIDTTGRGIFLQNAGVHTHSITSPDLGMGAYRNAYIIGELLGREHYPVEKSIAFQEFAI, from the coding sequence TTGACCGCGCTTCCTGACCCCCACGACTTCATCGGGATCGGGCTCGGCCCGTTCAATCTCGGACTGGCCTGTCTGACCGAGCCGATCGGCGAACTGAACGGTGTCTTCCTGGAGTCCAAGCCGGACTTCGAGTGGCACTCCGGGATGTTCCTCGAAGGGGCGCATCTCCAGACGCCGTTCATGTCGGACCTGGTCACCATGGCCGACCCGACCTCGCCGTACTCGTTCCTCAACTACCTCAAAGAGCGCGGCAGGCTCTACTCGTTCTACATCCGGGAGAACTTCTACCCGCTGCGGACCGAGTACAACGACTACTGCCGCTGGGCCGCCGCCAAACTGAGCAGCATCCGGTTCAACGAGACCGTCGAGGCGGTGACGTACGACGAGGGCAGCGAGCTCTACACCGTGACGACCGCCGCCGGGACCGTCCTGCGCTCCCGCCATCTGGTCCTCGGCACCGGAACCCCGCCGTACATCCCCGAGGCGTGCCACGGCCTCGGCGGCGACTTCCTGCACAACTCCCGTTATCTGGAGGGGAAAGCCGAGCTCCAGAAGAAGAAGTCGATCACCCTGGTCGGCAGCGGGCAGAGCGCGGCGGAGATCTACTACGACCTGCTCTCCGAGATCGACACGTACGGCTACCGGCTCAACTGGGTCACCCGCTCCCCCCGGTTCTTCCCGCTGGAGTACACCAAGCTGACGCTGGAGATGACCTCCCCGGAGTACATCGACTACTTCCACGCGCTGCCCGAGGAGACCCGCTACCGGCTGGAGACCGGGCAGAAGGGGCTGTTCAAGGGCATCGACGGGGAGCTGATCGACGCGATCTTCGACCTGCTCTACCAGAAGAACCTGCCCGGCCCGGTCCCGACCCGGCTGCTCACCAACTCGGCGCTGATCAGCGCGCGTTACGACGAGGAGGGCGGCGCGTACAGCCTGGGGCTGCGCCAGGAGGAGCAGGGCAAGGAGTACGAGCTCACCACCGAGGGGCTCATCCTCGCCACCGGCTACCGCTACGAGGCGCCCGCCTTCCTGGCGCCCGTCCAGGGCCGGCTGCGCCACGACAGCCGGGGCCGCTTCGACGTGGCCCGCAACTACAGCATCGACACCACCGGGCGCGGGATCTTCCTCCAGAACGCCGGGGTGCACACCCACTCGATCACCTCGCCCGACCTGGGCATGGGCGCCTACCGCAACGCGTACATCATCGGCGAGCTGCTCGGCCGTGAGCACTACCCGGTCGAGAAGTCCATCGCCTTCCAGGAGTTCGCGATATGA